The Colias croceus chromosome 11, ilColCroc2.1 genome has a segment encoding these proteins:
- the LOC123695757 gene encoding glutaminyl-peptide cyclotransferase-like gives MANAIAVFVVTVFCVVFVNTDAPALKFYQEKNYHEAQDLTDGDIKNLAKLSDRVHFRQVLDEILIPRVVGTPNHEKVGSYIVNEMKDLGWDVTEDVFPDKTPVFGTLNFRNIIARLNPNADRYLVLACHYDSKYTREHVFIGATDSAVPCAMMINLAKVMSTLLDPLKTSSPSLMFIFFDGEEAFRHWGPKDSIYGARHLASTWNNMHYKDGANHLQRMDVLVLLDLLGTPDPAFYSYFKTTERWYVRLASAEQRLSELKQLTGYSQGKPEQTYFKLASSGAFIEDDHVPFMRRDVDILHIIPNPFPSVWHTADDNINALDFNTIDNLNKIFRVFVAEYLHVKP, from the exons ATGGCAAATGCGATTGCAGTTTTCGTGGTAACGGTATTTTGTGTTGTATTCGTTAACACTGATGCGCctgctttaaaattttaccaagAAAAG AATTACCACGAAGCGCAAGATTTAACAGATGGAGATATAAAGAACCTAGCAAAACTATCAGACCGGGTACATTTCAGACAAGTGCTCGATGAAATCTTGATACCGCGTGTGGTTGGTACTCCCAACCATGAGAAGGTTGGCAGTTACATTGTTAACGAGATGAAGGATCTCGGCTGGGACGTCACAGAGGATGTGTTCCCGGATAAAACGCCGGTATTTGGTACTCTGAACTTCAGGAACATTATCGCCAGGTTGAACCCGAACGCTGACAGGTATTTGGTACTAGCGTGCCATTATGACAGCAAATATACGAGGGAGCATGTATTTATTG GCGCGACAGATTCCGCGGTTCCTTGTGCCATGATGATAAACCTCGCCAAGGTCATGTCCACACTACTAGACCCCTTGAAAACCAGCTCGCCAAGCCTGATGTTCATATTCTTTGATGGGGAAGAGGCCTTCCGTCACTGGGGGCCGAAGGACTCCATTTATGGCGCAAGACATTTGGCCAGCACGTGGAATAATATGCATTACAAAGATGGCGCGAATCACTTGCAAAGAATG GACGTCCTAGTACTCCTAGACCTCCTCGGTACCCCAGACCCGGCATTCTACAGCTACTTCAAAACAACGGAGCGTTGGTATGTCCGCCTCGCAAGCGCTGAGCAGCGGCTGAGCGAGTTGAAACAGCTGACTGGGTACTCGCAGGGCAAGCCCGAGCAGACGTACTTTAAACTGGCCAGCTCTGGCGCGTTTATAGAGGACGATCATGTACCGTTTATGAGGAGGG ATGTAGACATCCTGCATATAATTCCGAATCCGTTCCCGAGTGTATGGCACACGGCCGATGACAACATCAACGCGCTAGACTTCAACACCatagataatttaaacaaaatcttcCGAGTATTCGTCGCTGAATATCTCCATGTGAAGCCCTAG
- the LOC123695604 gene encoding raffinose invertase-like produces MEMDVFIFLVGFCAVSGEFVDDTSYIETFINQRESTLSRKYRPIYHIIAPDGWISNPAGFTIFKRQYHIFYQYHPYNGAWGRMSWGHAISSDLIEWVHYPAALIPKDYYDKHGCLAGTALVRKNFLTLFYTGHVSEKESMQTQNVALSGNGLIFQKYLYNPLVRDSPNGMGEIRNPKVWRFRNVWYMIVGTTSRQWNGQLVLYTSTDMFNWKHNGTLVESFGDMGYMWENPDLFEIDGYHVLILSVQGIEADGYRFRNLYQNGYVVCFFNYQRARFEDLEVSTATFYELDYGHDFYGAKTLRAPDDRILMVAWLGMWESNFVESTEGWASMLTIIREVNMNKDGRLLLSPIREMVELRSEVLENAFYSPGEVFDAEARSFELIADSRSVDADVGIIFEWKNEGRFTIGYSAEHEYITVDRGGVDGVRRAYWSPKDFVHLRIFVDASSVEVFCGDGEVVFSSRIYPKSMSIRIAGEAQLHIVQYRIRRSVGFDAKVAQRFKQDLLHKY; encoded by the coding sequence ATGGAGATGGACGTCTTTATCTTTCTAGTGGGCTTCTGTGCAGTGTCTGGAGAATTTGTCGATGATACAAGttatattgaaacatttaTCAATCAAAGGGAGTCTACACTGAGTAGAAAATACCGGCCTATATATCACATAATTGCCCCAGATGGTTGGATAAGCAATCCTGCTGGTTTCACAATTTTCAAGCGACagtatcatatattttatcaatatcaTCCCTATAATGGAGCATGGGGTCGTATGAGTTGGGGGCACGCTATAAGTTCGGATCTAATAGAATGGGTGCATTATCCTGCAGCATTGATACCGAAGGATTACTATGATAAACACGGCTGCCTGGCAGGAACAGCTCTTGTGCGAAAGAATTTTCTGACCCTTTTTTATACTGGTCACGTATCTGAGAAAGAAAGTATGCAGACGCAGAATGTTGCTCTCAGTGGCAATGGCCTTATATTTCAGAAGTATCTATACAACCCTCTTGTCAGGGACTCGCCGAATGGTATGGGAGAAATACGTAACCCAAAGGTATGGAGATTTAGAAATGTATGGTATATGATTGTTGGCACCACCTCGAGACAATGGAATGGCCAGTTAGTACTCTACACATCTACTGATATGTTTAATTGGAAACATAATGGAACTCTTGTTGAATCTTTCGGAGATATGGGTTACATGTGGGAGAATCctgatttatttgaaatagatGGATACCATGTTCTGATCTTATCCGTGCAAGGGATCGAAGCAGATGGATACAGGTTTAGAAATCTCTATCAAAACGGTTATgtagtttgtttttttaattaccagCGGGCAAGGTTTGAAGATCTTGAAGTTTCTACAGCTACCTTCTACGAGTTGGACTATGGACATGACTTTTATGGTGCAAAAACTTTGCGCGCTCCAGACGATAGAATATTAATGGTGGCCTGGCTCGGTATGTGGGAGAGTAATTTTGTCGAGTCTACTGAGGGATGGGCGAGCATGTTGACTATTATTAGGGAAGTTAATATGAATAAAGATGGGCGTCTTTTGTTGTCACCGATACGAGAAATGGTTGAGCTTAGATCCGAAGTATTAGAAAATGCCTTTTACAGTCCTGGTGAGGTATTTGACGCAGAAGCGAGGTCGTTTGAGTTAATCGCTGACTCGCGTTCCGTTGATGCTGATGTTGGGATTATTTTTGAGTGGAAGAACGAGGGCCGCTTCACGATTGGATATTCAGCAGAACATGAATATATAACCGTGGATCGTGGCGGGGTAGATGGCGTACGTCGTGCGTATTGGTCTCCAAAAGATTTCGTACATTTGAGAATTTTCGTCGATGCTAGTTCTGTAGAAGTCTTCTGTGGAGATGGAGAGGTGGTGTTTTCTAGTCGAATATATCCTAAATCTATGAGTATTAGAATAGCGGGTGAGGCTCAGCTCCATATAGTGCAATACAGGATTCGACGGAGCGTTGGTTTTGACGCAAAAGTGGCACAACGCTTTAAACAAGATCTTTTGCACAAGTACTAA